DNA from Actinoplanes sp. SE50/110:
GCACGGACGTCCTGTTCGGCGCGCCCGGCGCGCAGATCAGCTATCACGCCCGGTTCCGGCACGCCGACGGCTCGTACCGGTGGATCGAGGTGGTGGCCGTCAACCAGCTGCACGAGAGCGGCATCGGCGGCGTGGTCAGCAACGCGCGCGATGTCACCGAGGAACGGGCGGCCCGCGAGCAACTGCGGCACCAGGCCACCCACGACGCGCTCACCGGGCTCGCCAACCGGCGGCTGCTCGCCGAACGGATGCGCGAGCTGCGCCCCGCCGAGGCCGCCGTGCTGCTCATCGATCTCGACGGATTCAAACCCATCAACGACACGTACGGTCATGCGGCCGGCGACGCCGTGCTGCTGCATGTGGCCGACGTGCTCCGCCGCTGCGCCGGACCCGACGCCCTGCCGGCCCGTCTCGGCGGCGACGAGTTCGCGATCCTGCTCCCCGGCGCCGGCATCGAGGCGGCCGACCGGATCGCGGACCGGCTGCAGGAACTGCTCGCCCAGCCGGCGCAGGTGGACGGCCGGGCGATCCGGGCCAGGGCGAGCGTGGGATGCGCCGCCGGCCCGACCACCGACCCGGAGGCCCTGCTGCACCGCGCCGACGCCCGGATGTACGAGCGTAAGCGCCTCACCCGGGTCCCCTGACCCGGTCGACGCCGGGGTCGGCCGGGGCTATCGACCCTGCGGCAGCAGGCCGCCCGGGCCGAACAACGACTCCTTGATGAGGCCGTTCGTGTTGACCACCAGGCCGTCCATGCTGTCGCTGTAGACCACCGTCTCGGCTTTGCCCGCACTGTTGACGAAGAACACGTCCGGGCTCACCGCCTTCGGGCCGGAGGCGGCGGCATGCTCGGCGGACGCCGCCTTACCCATCACGTTCAAGGCCGCGAGTACGCCGGGACCGGTCAGCACGTGAAGGAGCACGGTGTACCACGTCGGCAGGGCGACCAGCAGTCCATGCCGGCTGCCGGCGACCTTGGCGGTAGCCAGCAGGCCGTCCAGGTGACAGACCCGCGAAGCGCCGAAGGGATCGGTGCTGTGCAGTTCGTAGATCACGCTGTCCGGGTGCCCGGCGGTGGCTTCGAGGCTGCCCACGCTCATCGCCGGCAGCCGGGTCAGATTGGTGACCGCGGCCTTCCATGCTGCCCGCAGGCCGCCCAGGGCCTCGACGGTTGCGGTCGGGACGAAGTTGACCTGGCCACCCATGTCGACGCCGAGCGTGGCGACGAGACCGGGCAGCATCTCGCCGACGGCGGCGGCACCGGCGGGCACCACCGCTCGGGCCAGCACGAACGGGCGCAACCGGCCGATGAGTTCCGCGGGCGCGACGGGGGCGGGCTGGGGTGTACCGGGCGGCACGGCTGCTGAGGACATCCCTGCATCATCGCCAACCGGGCCGCCCGGGTAAATCCCCCGCGGACGGCGGCCCGCCACGACACCCTGCTCAGTGGAGGGTCAGGGTGGTGTGCAGGGCGTCGCAGGTGGCGTGGGTCTGTTGGTGGACGAGCGCGGCGAGGGTGGCGGCGGCGACGACGTCGCCGCTGGTGGCGGCGTTCTCCAGGTCGGTGCAGGTGGCGGCGAGGCGGTGGCCGGCGAGGGTGCCGCTGCTGCCGCGCAATTTGTGTGCCAGGCGGGCGAGTTCGGTCATGTCCTGACGGGCCGCCGCGGCGGCGATCTGTGCGGCGGCGGCGGGGGCGTTGCGCAGATAGTTGGGCAGGATCCGGTCGATGAAGCCCGGGCCCATCTCGCGGAGTTCTTCGACGGCGGCGGGGTCGAGCAGGTCGCTGATGTCGTGCGGTTGCTCGGCGATGGTGGTGGTGGCAGTCGTGGGCGAGGCGGGATTCGGCAGGAAGCGGGTCAGATAGGCCTGCAGGTCGTGCTTGCGCAATGGCTTGGTGAGCACATCGTCCATGCCGGCGCTGCGGCAGCGCTGCTGGTCGGAGGCGAGGACGGAGGCGGTCAAGGCGATGACGGGTACGGCGTTGCGGGGCGCGGGGAGCCGGCGGATGACTTCGGTGGCCTGATAGCCGTCGAGCACGGGCATCTGACAGTCCATGAGGACGGCGTCGTAGTGGCGCGTCTGCAGCATCCGCACGGCCTGCTCGCCGTCGGCGGCGATGTCGCAGGTGTAGCCGAGAGCGGCGAGCATCTCCCGGGTGACCTCCTGGTTGACCTCGTTGTCCTCGGCGATCAGGACGTGCGCGGTCGAACCGGGTCGCTCCGCGATGCTCGTCTGCTCCGGTGCGGGGGAGGCGGGCGTGCGGCCCAGGAGTTGTAGCAGGGTGGTGCGAAGCTGGATCGCCCGCACCGGTTTGGTGAGGTAGGCCAGCACGCCGGCGTCGCGGGCGGCCTGTGCTTCGCCGGCCTGGTTGGTGGACGTGAGCATCGCGAGGCTGGTGCCCTGCAGGAGGGGATCGCCGTGGATGATGCGGGCCAGGTCGATGCCGTCGAGGCCGGGCATGTGCATGTCCAGCAGCGCGACGGCGTACGGGGTGCCGGCGTCGGCGGCTTCCCGGAGCGCCGTGAGTGCCGCACCGGCGTCCGCCACGGCGTGGGCGTCCATGCTCCAGCCGGTGAGCAGTCCGGTGACGACGGTGCGGTTGGTCGAGTTGTCGTCGACGACCAGCACGCGGACATCCGTGAGTTCCGGGTCGGGGTGCGAGCCCGGGAGCGGCGCGCCCGCACCGGGCAGGGGCAGGGTGAAGTGGAAGCGGCTGCCGCGGCCGGGTTCGCTGTCCAGGCCGATGCTGCCGCCCATCAGCCCGACGAGCTGACGGCTGATGGTCAGTCCGAGCCCGGTGCCGCCGTATCGGCGGGTGGTGGAGGCATCGGCCTGGGTGAACGCTTCGAAGAGGTGCGCCTGCCGGTCGGCGGGGATGCCGATACCGGTGTCGGTGACGGCGAAGGTGACCTCGCGGACGCCGTCCCTGGGTTCGCCGATCTCGACGGTGACGACGACCTCGCCGTGCGCGGTGAACTTCACCGCGTTGGAGACCAGGTTCGTCAGAATCTGCCGGATCCGGTGAGCATCGCCGTTCAGCGCGGGCGGGATGGCCGGGGTGATCACCGCGGCGATCTCCAGACCCTTGGCCTGAGCGGTCGCGGCGAGCAGACTGACCACGTCCTCGACCACGGCGCGCGGGTCGAAGTCGACCGGGTCGATGTCGAGCTTGCCGGCCTCGATCTTGGAGAAGTCGAGGATGTCGTTGATGACGTTGAGCAGCGCGTCGGCGGAGTTCTGCACCGTGGTGAGGTAGTCGCGCTGGCGGGCGTCGAGGTCGGTGTCCAGCAGCAGGCTGGTGAGGCCGATGACGCCGTTCATCGGGGTGCGGATCTCGTGGCTCATGTTCGCCACGAATTCCGATTTCATCCGGGAGGCGGCAAGCGCCTCGTCCCGGGCGGCGGCGACCTCGGCCTCGGCGAGTTTACGGTCGGTGATGTCGCGGATGAACGCGCTGAACGTCGTGTCGTCGGCGTCGCCGGATGCCCAGACGTGCAACTCCGCCGGGAACAGTTCGCCGTCGCGGCGGCGGGCCTGCACCTCGACGCGTTGCCCGAGCAGGTGCGGTTGCCCACCCTCGGCGACGCGCTGCACGCCGGCCAGATGAGCGTGTCGCTGGTCATCCGGCATGATCAGCTCGGTGAGGGGGCGACCGACTGCCTGATCCGCGGGCCAGCCGAAAATGATCTCGGCCTGGGTGTTCCAGCGCGTCACGTTGCCCGCGGTGTCGATGGAGACGAACGCGTCGCCGGCGGCCTGCAGGATGTCGGTGACCTGAGCTTCGCGCCGGCCCGCGTGGGCCTGGGCGGCGTGGCGGGCACGTTCGCTGCGCACCGCCAGCACGAGGCCGAGCAGCAGCACCTGCGCGAGCAGCGTCGTCACGGCCCCGACCCGGCCGGTGAACCGGGTGGCGCCGGCGAACGCCTGCGCCGCGGGGATCTCCGCTTTCACCGCCCAGCCGACGCTGGCGACGGTGCGGTAGGCCGACAGGGTCTCCACCCCGTCCGACATGTGCCGGGCGGTGCCGCTGCCGCCGGCGAGTGCGGCGCGGATCTGCGGGTCGCCGGTGGCCGACGTGAGCGTGGGCTGCTCGCTGCCGGGTCCGGCGAGCAGGGTGCCGCGGCGGTCGGCGAGTTTCAACCGCACCTGTTGCGCGCCGGCGAGCTGGTCGGTGAATGCGGCCAGCGCCGCCAGCCGGTATCCCAGGGTGATCACGCCGACAAGCTGACCGTCGTGCAGGATCGGCGCGCTGACCGCGACGACTCGCGGATTGCCGGGTGTCGCGGTCGCGAACGCCTCGGAGACGTAGGGCGCACGGGTCCGCAGCGCGCCCTGGAAGTAGTCGCGGTGGGCGAAGTTGAGGCCGATGACGCTCGGCGTGGGGGGATCGAAAGCCAGCATCCTGCCGGCGGCGTCGAGCACCCAGGCCCCGACGAACGCCGGGTCGCGGGACTCCAGCCCGGTGAGGTGATGCTGCAGCGCGGCGGGGTCGGCGGTGGCGTTGTCGGCGAGTGCGGCCGCGAGCAGTCGCCGTTCGGCGTAGGAGGCCACCAGGGCCCGTAGCCCGGCAAGCTTCTGCTCGACATAGGCGACGCTGGCATCGGCGCTGGTGGTCAGCCGCCGGTCCACCTCGGTCCGGACGGTGTCGGTGGCCTCGCGTACCGACAGATATGCCAGGCCGGCGAGCGGCAGCAGCGCCAACACCACGAATCCCGCGCACAGCCGGGTCACCGCCCGGCGCAGGTGTGCCCGCACCGCGGCCGAGGGCGGGCTCTGCCGGCCGGTGGTCAGCAGCCGCAGCACCACGAGCATCGTCACCGCCAACGACCCGCCGGCGATGACCACCACGTCCTGCCCGGAGGCCTGCAACGCCCGCATCAGCAGCAGTACCGGCAGCGGCAACACCGCGATGGTGAGCAGCACGGGGCGCACCCACCTCGACGCCGCCCCGGTCGCGGGCGACGACTGATACCGCGCCGCGGCGCTGAGCACCGCGTACGACAGCAGCCACCAGCCGAACGTCGCCCCGCCGAAGCGGAACGTGCCGTGCAGCACCTGCACGTTGAACACCATGTCGCCGCACAGCTGCAACGCCACCCAACCGAGCAGCAGCAGGGTGCGCGGCGACCGTCGGACGTTCAACGCCAGCGGCAGGGCGGCCGCCAGCAGCAGCAGATCGAGCACCGGATACGCGACGGCGGTCAGGCGTTGGGGCAGGCTCAGCCCCGGAGTCACCGCGTGGCCGGCGATGAACACCACCCACAGCAACACCCCCAGTGAGGTGGTGACGATCGCCGCGTCCAGCACCGTGCGACGGTCGGCATGCCGGCGCGCCAGCATCCCGACGCCCACCGCGGACAGGGCGTAGGAGCCGATGAAGAACACGTCACCCAGCGACGGTGAGGGCACGGTCACCGCCGCGGCCATCGGGTACAGGTACCAGCACACCCATCCCAGGGTGCTGAGCAGCTGAGCCGTGGCCAGCAGTGACCAACCCCGGCGGCCTTCGGCGCAGCGGCGGGCGGTCGTCGCCACCGCCAGCACCGTCACCGCGTTGAGCACCACCAGTAACGTCGCGCGCGGCAGACCGTCTGGCAGGCCGAAGAAGATCCCCGACCCGGTCGCCTGCGCGAATGCGTACACCGACCAGGCCGGTACAGCCGGACGCGGACCGGAGGTTGCCTGCTCACCCGTCACCATGATGCCCTGCCCATCGACCCGCCGACCCAGCGGTTGAGCGGAAACCGGCACCCCGGGACCGGAGACTGAATGTTTCCCGGGACCGCTCAGCTTCGGCGCGGCTGTGCCGACCCGGGAGACATGGGTGGTGTGAACCTTCCGCGGCCGGATCCCGCGCCCCTCGAGCCGCTCGAGGAGCGGACGGGCGCCGGCGTGGCGCGTTGGCTGGCCCGAACCATCCTGACCATGGCGCGGACCGGGAACTTCTCGGATCTGATGCGGGTCGTCGTGGAGGGTGTGGCCCAGGCTGTGCCGGCGGACGCGGTGGCGGTCGTCGAGCGGGGCCGCGTCGTGGCGATGGTCGGCTCGGACGAGCCCGACCGGGTTCTGCGGGTCGCATCCGGCGGCGGCACCGCCGACGACGGCGTGGTGGTACCGGTGGCAAGGGTCGCGCCGGATGCCACAGCGTGGACCGGCGAGATGACGCTGGTGCTGACCGGCCGGGGTCTGGGCTCCGACGAGATCGCGGTGGCCGAGGCGGTCGCCGCCGCGTTGGGCGTGTGCCTGTCCGGCCGGCGCCGCCACGACAACGATTCCCCACCGGCGGGTGCGGCCGATGCCGAGGGGCAGGCGGCCCGGCTGCTGGAGCGGCTGTCGGTGGTGCAGCGGGCCATTGCCCGCCAGGCACCCTTGGACGAAATCTTCCGTACGGTGACCGCGCAGACGCAGGCCCTGCTGGGTGACGACATCGTCGCGCTGGCCCTGCGTGACGGCGACGACCCGGAACGGCTTCACCTGGTCGCCGCGTACGGATTCCCGGACGACGTGCTGCACCGTCTCTGGTCCACCCCGGTGGCAGCCGGCGGCGTCACGGGGCAGGCGGTCCTCCGCGGTGAACTGGTGGTGTTCGACCGGTACGCCGACTCCGCACACGCGCTGCGCGAAGGCGTGGAGGCCGGGGTGCACACCGCGATGGCAGCGCCCGTCATCCATGACGCAAGAGTGTTGGGAAGCCTGTTCGTGGCCTCCCGGAAACCGGAACGGAGCTACGGCCCCGCTGACCAGAACATCCTGACCGCCTTCGCCGGGCACATCGGGGTGGCGATCCAGTCGGCGCGCGCCGTGGACGGGCTCCAGCATGCCTTCCGCGATCCGTTGACCGGATTGGCGAGCCGGGCGCTGTTGCTCAACCGGCTGGCGCACAGCCTTGCCCATGCCCATCGCGGCGGTGGCCGCATCGCGGTGCTGCTGATCGACCTGCACCGGTTCCGAGCCGTGAACGACGCCGTGGGCCACGCCATGGGGGACGCGATCCTCATCGGTGCCGCCGCGCGTCTGCGTGATCTCGTGCGGGGGACCGACACCGTCGCGCGCTGTGGTGGCGACGAGTTCGCGGTGCTCCTGCACGGTGCGGAGCACGTCGCGCAGGCGAGCGCGTTCGCTCGTCGGGTGATGGCGGCCATGGCCAGGCCGTTCACCGACGGCAGCGACGGTGAGGTCACCGTGGGATGTCATGTCGGGATCGCGTTCAGCGGCCCCGGTGCCGATTCCGCCGAGACCCTGTTGCAGGGGGCCGACCTGGCGCTGATCGCCGCCAAGCAGCGCAGCATGGGCACCTACGAGATCTTCCAGCCGGCGATGCAGGCGGCCCTGCGCGTCCGCACCAGGATCGAGGCGGACCTGCGGTACGCGGTGGAACGCGGCGAGTTGGAGGTGCACTTCCAGCCGATCGTCGACCTGCGCGATGCGCGGATCGCCGGATGTGAGGCGCTGGTGCGCTGGCGTCATCCGCAGCGCGGCATGGTGTCTCCGCTCGACTTCATCTCGCTTGCCGAACAGAACGGTGCGATCACTGCCATCGGCAGGTGGGTGCTGCGCCAGGCGTGCCGGCAGACCGCGCAGTGGAACCGGCGCCGCCCGCACGCGCCGTTGTACGTCGCGGTGAACCTGTCCGGACGGCAGCTCGAACAGTCGTCGCTGGCCGACGACGTCGTCCAGGTGTTGCGCGAAACCGGCCTGGAAAGCAATCGGCTCGTCCTGGAACTGACCGAGTCCGTACTGGTGGCGGACGCACCCGCGACGCTGGCGCAGTTGCGCAGGTTCAAGGAGCTCGGCGTACGCCTGGCCGTGGACGACTTCGGCACCGGCTACTCCTCCCTGGCCTACCTGCGCCGGTTCCCCATCGACATTCTCAAGATCGATAAGTCGTTCGTCGATGACATCGCCACCGCTCCCGCCAGCGCGGCCCTGGCCGAAGGCATCGTTCATCTGGCCCACACGATGGGCCTCGCGACGGTCGCCGAGGGAGTCGAGGACGCCCGTCAGCGGGAGGTCCTGCTGAACAGCGGCTGCGAATTCGCGCAGGGTTACCATTTCGCCAAGCCGCTGACCGCCACCGAGTGCGGTGAGCACCTGTTCGGTGAGCAGCCGTCCGGCTCCGAGCGGCCGCAGCCCGGCTCACGTGCCGCCGCACGTCGGTGACCCCCGCCGGACCGGCCCGGACAGCCGATGAGCCTGCTCACACGGCCGGCCCGCTCAGGTTGCGAGTCGGTTGCCCGAACTGAGGGGCATGCAGGACCAGTTCTTTCTGATGGGCAATCTGGTGATCATGGTGGCCTATGCGGCGATCATGGTGGCGATCGTGGGTCCGGTTGCTCACGCTGGGCAACTGCGCACCAACCGGCTGGCGACCGCCACCGCGTTGATCTTCTTCAGTTGCGCGGTGGGCCATGGCCTGCATGCCGCGATGGCGTATCGCACTGTCATGCAGGTCCCGGCCGCTCACCGCATGCAGATGGACGCCGCCGGGTGGTCCTGGACCTCGGCCGTGTGGGACCTGCTCACCGCCGGCGTGGGCGTCTACTACTGGACGCTGCGCCGCAACTATGGCGTTCTGCTCGGTAAGGGTGGCCTGTACGTGGATCCGTGGGGTCAGCGCCGACTGGACGAGGCTGACGCGCGGGAACGCGCCGCCCGCGATGTCGCCGAGGCGCAGCGGGCCGCCCTGGCGACCGTGGTCGAGCACACCGACGACGCGGTCGTCGGGCTCACCCCGGAAGGGATCATCACGGCGTGGAACGGCGGCGCGGAACGCCTGTTCGGATACCCGGCGGAGGAAGCCCTCGGCCAGCCCGTCGCGGTGCTGGCCGACGCGACCGGCGGCGGCGAGCAGGTGGACGTCCTCGACCGGATCAGGCAGGGCGAGCGCGGCATGGCGTACGAGACCCGACGGCTGCGCAGGGACGGGACCGCCGTCGACGTCGCGCTGACGATCACCCCGATCCACGATCAGGCGGGCACGGTCATCGGCGCCTCCGCCATCGCCCGCGACATCACCGCGGCCAAGGAGGCCGCCGAACACCGGCGTGCGATGGAGGAGCGCAGCAACCAGGCGCAGCGCATGGAGAGCCTCGGCAAGCTGGCCGGTGGTGTCGCTCATGACTTCAACAACATTCTGGCGATCATCGCCAACTACACCGAGTTCGTGGCGGCGGATACGAGCGACCGGCCGGGTGTGCAAGCGGACCTCACGCAGGTACGCAGGGCGGTGGAGCGGGCGACCAATCTGACCCGGCAGTTGCTGACCTTCACCCGCGCGCAGGCCGTCCAGCCGGAGGACGTGGACCTCAACATGGCGGTCACCGAAGTCCAGATGATGTTGGAGCGCACCATCGGCGAGCACATCGACCTGGTCGCGGTGCCCTCGACGCGGCCCCTGATGGTGCACACCGATCCGGGTCAGCTGCAGCAGGTGCTGTTGAACCTGGCGATCAATGCCCGGGACGCGATGCCCGAGGGCGGCACCCTGGTTCTGGAGGCCGACGCCGTGACGCTGGACGGCGAGGAGGTCGACATGCAACCGCCCCTGCCCGCCGGCACGTACGCCCGCCTGTTGGTCAGCGACACGGGCGAGGGCATGTCGCCCGAAACGGCCAAGCGCATCTTCGAGCCGTTCTACACCACCAAGCCGCAGGGCCGCGGCACCGGATTGGGGCTGGCCACCGTCTACGGCATCGTGACCGAAGCCGGAGGCAGCATCAACGTCTACTCGGAGCTGAACCTCGGTACGACCTTCCGGATCTACCTCCCGTTGGTGACGGCAGAGTCCGCCGCCGCTGCTGCCGCGCCGGTGCACAGTACGGCGCCACCACTCGGCGGCGGCAGCACCGTTCTCGTCGTCGAGGACGAGCCGGCTCTCGCCCGGATGGTCGCCCGCATCCTCAGTGAAGCCGAATACCGCGTGCTCGTTGCCGCCGATGCCGGCGAAGCACTGGACCTGTACGAACAACACGGCTGCGACGCCTTGCTGACTGATGTGATCATGCCCGGTATCTCCGGGCGCCGTCTGGCCGAGTCGCTGCACGAGCGTCAGCCGGACCTCCCCGTCCTCTACATGTCGGGGTACAGCAACGGCCTGCTCGGCACCACCCACATCCTCGACGAGGACATCGCCTTTCTCGAGAAGCCCTTCACCGCCGCTGACCTGCTCCACAAGCTGGCAGCGGTACGGACGACGAGCTCCAGCCAGAGGTGATCGACGCCCGCGCGCCGAAGGCGCCGGCGAAAAGCCTGTGGCGAAACCTGACATACCCCTCGGTGGGGCTCCTGGGAGCCCTTCCGGTACTGGAACACGGCAGAAGGTAGGTCCCCGGTGAGTCATATTGTCGCGGCCGACGACGACGCCGGCATCCGCCGGGTGGTGGAGAGGGTGCTGACCCGTGCCGGCCACACGGTGGACCTGTGCAGCAACGGTCAGGAGCTTGTCACCGAGGTTCGCGCCCAGCATCCGGACGCGGTCGTGACCGACAACGAGATGCCGGGGATGACCGGCCTGCAGGCACGCGCGGAACTACTCACCACCCCGGATACCGAGGACATCCCGGTCGTGATGGCCAGTGGCTCGGTCACTCCGGAGCAGGCCGCCGCAACGCTTCGAGAGGGCGACCGGGTCGTGCACAAACCGTTCCAGCCGGCCGAGTTGCGCGACGCTGTGCGAGAGGTCCTGATCCACCGTCGACCGCGACCGGCCTGATGCGCGTGACAACGATTTCCTGGCGAAGTCCGGGACCCGGACCACCGTGATGGCTGTCCGGCTCTCAGCTGCCGTCGGCGCAGTCGCCTTCGGCGGGTGCCGTGAGCGTGTGTCGGGCGGCTACCGGCACGGCGGTGGCCAGGAGGAAGGCGACGTCGTCCTCACGGATGCGCGCGTTGGCGTGGGCGGCGAGTACATCGGCGAACGTCACGGGGTCGCGATGGTGGGAAAGTAGTCGATGCAGCTGGGAGATGCCCTCGTCGAGGCTGGCGTCACGCGTCTCGATCAGCCCGTCGGTGTGCAGCAGGAGGGTGGCGCCGGGCGGGAGCACGTGATGGTGGGTGCTCCGGGGGCGACGGTGGCGGGCGCCGAGCAGCGGGTCGGCGCCGGGCAGCCCGGTGACCCGGTTGCCGGCGGTGATCAGGGTGGGCGCGGGGTGTCCGGCGTTCGACCATTGCAGGCGGTGGCTGCCGTCCGGTTGCGGATCGAGGTAGGCGATGACCGCGGTGGCGATGATGTCGGCGCCGAGGGCCTGATTGGCGTGATCGAGGCGGTGCAGGACCCCCGAGGGAGTGTCGGGCCGGTCGATGAGCAGGGCCCGGGCCATGCTGCGCAGTTCGCTCATGGCCGCGGCGGCGGTCAGGTTGTGCCCGGATACGTCGCCGATGACCAGGGCGAGCCGGTCGTCGGCGAGCGGGACCGTGTCGTACCAGTCTCCGCCGACCAGATCACCGTGGTGGGCGGGTAGGTAGCGGGCGGCCAGCCGCAGCGTCGCGGTGTGCGGCAGTCGCGTGAGCAGGGCCCTCTGCAGGGTTCGGGCGGCGGTGTACTGCGCGTCCAGGTGGGCGATGCGTTGCAGGGCCTGCCCGAGGTATCCGGCCACGGTGACGATGATGCTGCGCTGCTCGGCGTCGAGGTGTTGCGGGTGCGTCCAGGACAGGGTGAGGACGCCGAGGGTGCCGTGCACGCCGGGGAGGGGCTGACAGGCGATGGCTTTCCAGCCCAGTCCGAAGAATTCGTCGGCGAGCTGCGGGAACTCGGCGGTGATGGCGGCCGGGTCGGGCAGGGACAGCAGCTGTCCGGTGCGAAACGCCGTGGCGGCCGGCAGCGGCGCCGAGGTGGGGAAGCTGACCCAGCGGGAGGCGACGTCGCCGGGGAGCCCGTCGGCGCCGAAGACCCGCAGGCGGTGCTCGTCGTCGAGCAGGACCATGCCGATCAGGTCGGGGTCGAACACCGGTGAGGTGAGCTGGGCGACCGCGTCCACGGTGTCGGCGACGGTACGCGCCTGCGCCAGCAGGACGCTGGCCTTGAGCAGGAGTTCGCCGCGTGCGGAGACCGCCCGGGCCTGGCGGCTGGTCGCCGTCGCGGCGGCGCTGCGGCTTTCGGCCCGCCCGAGAGCGATTCGCGATTGCAGGCTGTCCGAGCAGGTCAGGGCGAGGTCGGACAGCTGCGACAGGTCCGTTGCGGACCAGGCGCGAGGCCGGTCGCCGATGACGCACAACGCTCCCAGAACGGTGCCGGCGTTGTCGGTCAGCGGCATTGCCACGTAACTGCCGGCCCGTAACGAGCTGATCGCCGGGCGGTGGGCGCATCGTGGGTCGGTGCGGGCGTCGGCGACGACGACGGGTCCTTGCCGCAGGTCTGCCGGCTCGTACAGGGTGTGGCTCAGCGGTGCCTGCCGCAGAGTGGCCCAGGGTTCGGCCAGCCCCGCGGCGCCGGGGAAGAACTGCCCCTGGGCGTCGAACAGGGCCACGACCGCCACGGGGACGCTGAGCAGAACCCGGGCCAGACCGGCGATCCGGTCGAAGGCCGGCTCGGCGCTCGCCCGGAGGCCGGTGTCGCCCACCGTCTGCCAGGACGCCTCGAACGATTCGATCACGTCAGAGGCACCCCCAGACCGGGTACACGCCGGCTCGCTTCAGCGTCCCGTGCAGTGCCGGAACGCCGGCGTCACGGTCGAGATGGCGGCTACGCCAGCAGCGTACCCGACGGCCGGCAGCGCCGGCCGTCTGGCCGAACCCGGCGCCGGGCGGGTCAGACGCCGTCGAACTGGTTCAGGGTGGTGATCAGGGTCTTCAGGGCGGCGGTGCAGTCGGCCTGGCTGGGGTTGCCGGCGCGCAGGGCGGTGAGGACGTCGTCGATCTCGCCGTCGAGCCGGCTCCACTTGCCGGGGTCGCGGGGCTTGAGACCGGCCTCGGCCTCGTCCCACGCCACTTCCAGGTCCTTGACCTTGGCCTTGCCGCCGGCCAGGTCGTTCTTGTCGACTTTGGCCTTGACCGCGGCGGTGATCGTCGCGAACCTGGTGAGGTTGCCGAGCTTGGTCGTCGGGTGGATCACCTTCACCTGCGCCGGCCGGCCGCCGCCGGTGGCGGTGCCGCCGACGTCCGTCGTGGTGGTGGTCGCCGTCGTGTCGGTGCTGCCGGTGTGCAGGCTGCTCAGCCCGACGCCGGCGACCGCGATCGCCACGGCTGCGGCGCCGGCCCAGGCGTAGTCGGCGCGGCGGCCACCGAGCGGCCCGTCGCCCTTCTCGGCGACCCCGTGCCGGTTGGCCAGCAACTGCTCGCGGATCACCAGGATCAGGATGACGCCGAAGAACAGCAGGCTGGTGGCGCTGGCGCCGAGATCCAGGCCACCGAAGTCCTTCGACTGGGTGAGCAGGTCGCCGAGCGACGCGCCCAGCGGGCGGGTGAGCACATACGCGATCCAGAACGTCGCCACCAGGCTCGCGCCGAACCGGGAGGCCGCCCAGGTGATCAGGATCAGCGCGCCGAAGATCAGCACGCCGTTGCGGAAGCCGAGGCTGAGCGCCTCGGTGGACAGGTCGCCGGCGGCGGTGCCGAGCGCGAACGTGGTCAGGATCGCGCCCCAGTAGAACGCCTCCCGGCGCGGGGTGTCGATCGAGGTGATCGCCAGGGTGTGTTCCTGCCGGTGCCAGGTGATGAAGACGATCGCCAGGATCACCGCGAACACCGCCGTGCTCACGTACAGGCTGACGCCGAGGGTGTCGGTGAAGAAGTCGGTGATCTGGGTGCCGACGA
Protein-coding regions in this window:
- a CDS encoding PAS domain-containing sensor histidine kinase, whose protein sequence is MQDQFFLMGNLVIMVAYAAIMVAIVGPVAHAGQLRTNRLATATALIFFSCAVGHGLHAAMAYRTVMQVPAAHRMQMDAAGWSWTSAVWDLLTAGVGVYYWTLRRNYGVLLGKGGLYVDPWGQRRLDEADARERAARDVAEAQRAALATVVEHTDDAVVGLTPEGIITAWNGGAERLFGYPAEEALGQPVAVLADATGGGEQVDVLDRIRQGERGMAYETRRLRRDGTAVDVALTITPIHDQAGTVIGASAIARDITAAKEAAEHRRAMEERSNQAQRMESLGKLAGGVAHDFNNILAIIANYTEFVAADTSDRPGVQADLTQVRRAVERATNLTRQLLTFTRAQAVQPEDVDLNMAVTEVQMMLERTIGEHIDLVAVPSTRPLMVHTDPGQLQQVLLNLAINARDAMPEGGTLVLEADAVTLDGEEVDMQPPLPAGTYARLLVSDTGEGMSPETAKRIFEPFYTTKPQGRGTGLGLATVYGIVTEAGGSINVYSELNLGTTFRIYLPLVTAESAAAAAAPVHSTAPPLGGGSTVLVVEDEPALARMVARILSEAEYRVLVAADAGEALDLYEQHGCDALLTDVIMPGISGRRLAESLHERQPDLPVLYMSGYSNGLLGTTHILDEDIAFLEKPFTAADLLHKLAAVRTTSSSQR
- a CDS encoding response regulator, encoding MSHIVAADDDAGIRRVVERVLTRAGHTVDLCSNGQELVTEVRAQHPDAVVTDNEMPGMTGLQARAELLTTPDTEDIPVVMASGSVTPEQAAATLREGDRVVHKPFQPAELRDAVREVLIHRRPRPA
- a CDS encoding SpoIIE family protein phosphatase, which gives rise to MIESFEASWQTVGDTGLRASAEPAFDRIAGLARVLLSVPVAVVALFDAQGQFFPGAAGLAEPWATLRQAPLSHTLYEPADLRQGPVVVADARTDPRCAHRPAISSLRAGSYVAMPLTDNAGTVLGALCVIGDRPRAWSATDLSQLSDLALTCSDSLQSRIALGRAESRSAAATATSRQARAVSARGELLLKASVLLAQARTVADTVDAVAQLTSPVFDPDLIGMVLLDDEHRLRVFGADGLPGDVASRWVSFPTSAPLPAATAFRTGQLLSLPDPAAITAEFPQLADEFFGLGWKAIACQPLPGVHGTLGVLTLSWTHPQHLDAEQRSIIVTVAGYLGQALQRIAHLDAQYTAARTLQRALLTRLPHTATLRLAARYLPAHHGDLVGGDWYDTVPLADDRLALVIGDVSGHNLTAAAAMSELRSMARALLIDRPDTPSGVLHRLDHANQALGADIIATAVIAYLDPQPDGSHRLQWSNAGHPAPTLITAGNRVTGLPGADPLLGARHRRPRSTHHHVLPPGATLLLHTDGLIETRDASLDEGISQLHRLLSHHRDPVTFADVLAAHANARIREDDVAFLLATAVPVAARHTLTAPAEGDCADGS